A single window of Luteipulveratus halotolerans DNA harbors:
- a CDS encoding class I SAM-dependent methyltransferase — protein MITVDFEKFPLAPGMRLLDVGCGQGRHSFEALRRGCDVTAFDANESDLADVKTMFGAMELEGEIGPGGRADVLHGDAREMPFEDNTFDRVIAAEILEHIHEDEQVMAEIFRVTKPGGLVAVSVPRNWPEQICWKLSGEYHEVEGGHIRIYKASELVERLQRAGLELLDTHHAHALHAPYWWIKCASGVDNDNIATKAYHKLLVWDLMKAPRATRWTEAALNPVLGKSVVVYLRKPLGDASEAA, from the coding sequence ATGATCACCGTCGACTTCGAGAAGTTCCCCCTCGCCCCCGGCATGCGCCTGCTCGACGTGGGCTGCGGCCAGGGCCGGCACTCGTTCGAGGCGCTGCGGCGCGGGTGCGACGTGACGGCGTTCGACGCCAACGAGTCCGACCTGGCCGACGTCAAGACGATGTTCGGCGCCATGGAGCTCGAGGGCGAGATCGGTCCGGGTGGGCGGGCCGACGTGCTGCACGGTGACGCCCGCGAGATGCCGTTCGAGGACAACACGTTCGACCGGGTGATCGCCGCCGAGATCCTCGAGCACATCCACGAGGACGAGCAGGTCATGGCCGAGATCTTCCGGGTCACCAAGCCCGGCGGGCTCGTCGCCGTCAGCGTGCCGCGCAACTGGCCCGAGCAGATCTGCTGGAAGCTCTCCGGCGAATATCACGAGGTCGAGGGCGGCCACATCCGCATCTACAAGGCGTCCGAGCTGGTCGAGCGCCTGCAGCGAGCAGGCCTGGAGCTGCTCGACACCCACCATGCGCACGCCCTGCACGCGCCCTACTGGTGGATCAAGTGCGCATCCGGTGTCGACAACGACAACATCGCGACGAAGGCGTACCACAAGCTGCTCGTCTGGGACCTGATGAAGGCGCCGCGCGCGACCCGCTGGACCGAGGCGGCGCTCAACCCGGTGCTCGGCAAGAGCGTGGTCGTCTACCTCCGCAAGCCGCTCGGCGACGCGTCGGAGGCCGCGTGA
- a CDS encoding glycosyltransferase family 4 protein — protein sequence MRIALSSYRSKPHSGGQGIYVRNLSRELVRLGHEVDVFSGQPYPELDEGVGLTKIPSLDLYRPEDPFRRPSPREFRDGIDVLEFLTMCTSGFPEPRTFSMRLARHLRDQLSAYDILHDNQTLGPGVLQLARRGMPVLTTIHHPISQDRRLELEAAHGWDRITKRRWYGFVSMQRRVALRCEHLLTVSEQSAHDIVTDFGVRRERLDVVPVGVDVDTFTPRPYADRVPGRLVAIVSADVPLKGLSVLVAALTKVERSAWSELVVVGNPGDKTLKAIADAGLTDRVRFEQGLSTPDLADLMASAQVHVVPSLYEGFSLPTVEAMACGTALVASRVGALPELLAGSGDEAPGLLVAPGDPDALAAALTDLLTHPDRCARMGEIGRHRAVSTYSWASVARATAAVYEKIVDQHRQKDSA from the coding sequence GTGCGCATCGCGTTGTCGTCGTACCGCTCCAAGCCGCACTCCGGGGGCCAGGGCATCTACGTCCGCAACCTCTCGCGTGAGCTCGTCCGACTCGGCCACGAGGTCGACGTGTTCTCGGGCCAGCCCTACCCCGAGCTCGACGAGGGCGTGGGCCTGACCAAGATCCCGAGCCTGGACCTCTACCGCCCCGAGGACCCGTTCCGCCGTCCAAGCCCGCGCGAGTTCCGTGACGGCATCGACGTGCTGGAGTTCCTCACGATGTGCACGAGCGGCTTCCCCGAGCCGCGCACGTTCTCGATGCGGCTGGCGCGGCACCTGCGCGACCAGCTCAGCGCGTACGACATCCTCCACGACAACCAGACGCTCGGCCCGGGCGTGCTGCAGCTCGCCCGCCGCGGCATGCCGGTGCTGACGACGATCCATCACCCGATCAGCCAGGACCGTCGCCTCGAGCTCGAGGCCGCCCACGGATGGGACCGCATCACCAAGCGTCGCTGGTACGGCTTCGTGTCGATGCAGCGGCGCGTGGCCCTGCGCTGCGAGCACCTGCTGACCGTGTCCGAGCAGTCGGCGCACGACATCGTCACCGACTTCGGCGTACGCCGTGAGCGGCTCGACGTCGTACCCGTCGGTGTGGACGTGGACACGTTCACACCGCGCCCGTACGCCGACCGCGTGCCCGGCCGTCTGGTCGCCATCGTCTCCGCCGACGTGCCGCTCAAGGGGCTGTCGGTGCTGGTCGCGGCGCTCACGAAGGTCGAGCGCTCGGCCTGGAGCGAGCTGGTCGTGGTCGGCAACCCGGGCGACAAGACCCTCAAGGCGATCGCCGACGCCGGTCTCACCGATCGCGTGCGGTTCGAGCAGGGCCTGTCGACACCCGATCTCGCCGACCTGATGGCGTCGGCCCAGGTGCACGTCGTGCCGTCGCTGTACGAAGGCTTCTCGCTGCCGACGGTCGAGGCCATGGCGTGCGGCACCGCCCTGGTCGCCTCGCGGGTCGGCGCCCTGCCCGAGCTGCTCGCCGGCTCCGGCGACGAGGCGCCCGGCCTGCTGGTCGCGCCCGGCGACCCCGACGCTCTGGCCGCCGCGCTCACCGACCTGCTCACGCATCCCGACCGTTGTGCACGGATGGGTGAGATCGGCCGCCACCGGGCGGTCTCGACGTACTCCTGGGCCTCGGTGGCCCGGGCCACCGCCGCGGTCTACGAGAAGATCGTCGACCAGCACCGTCAGAAGGACTCCGCATGA
- a CDS encoding OsmC family protein, with product MSDADHSYATRLAWRGSTGLGYDAYERAHDVTAAPAEQTLRLASDPAFLGDPALLNPEQLVVAAASSCQLLSFLAVAARARLDVVDYVDDATASMSEAHRPMRLDEIVLRPVITLSDTARARPADTRLEHLVEVAHRECFIANSLSTPVTVEPTFTWS from the coding sequence ATGAGCGATGCCGACCACTCGTACGCGACCCGGCTGGCCTGGAGAGGTTCGACGGGACTCGGGTACGACGCGTACGAGCGGGCCCACGACGTCACCGCCGCACCCGCGGAGCAGACGCTGCGACTGGCGTCCGACCCGGCGTTCCTGGGCGACCCGGCCCTGCTCAACCCCGAGCAGCTCGTCGTGGCTGCGGCCTCGTCGTGCCAGCTGCTGAGCTTCCTCGCCGTCGCGGCACGGGCTCGGCTGGACGTCGTGGACTACGTCGACGACGCGACGGCGTCGATGAGCGAGGCGCACCGACCGATGCGGCTCGACGAGATCGTGCTGCGACCGGTGATCACGCTCAGCGACACCGCGCGGGCGCGGCCGGCTGACACGCGGCTGGAGCACCTGGTCGAGGTCGCGCACCGCGAGTGCTTCATCGCCAACAGCCTGTCGACGCCGGTGACGGTCGAGCCGACGTTCACCTGGAGCTGA
- a CDS encoding VOC family protein, with product MHITATAISLNVPDVAASAAWAKDHLGFTEAMAADGFSSLAHPEAPGFNLIYLQTGLPTFKPASAAGRADGLLVVFTVDDIDAQYARLQDEGVEVVTPIETEPWGERYFQMADPSGVIFQLVQWVEPTDPQYAGVTG from the coding sequence ATGCACATCACCGCCACCGCCATCTCGCTCAACGTCCCCGACGTCGCCGCGTCCGCGGCCTGGGCGAAGGACCACCTCGGGTTCACCGAGGCCATGGCCGCCGACGGGTTCAGCTCGCTCGCTCACCCCGAGGCGCCCGGGTTCAACCTCATCTACCTGCAGACCGGGCTGCCGACGTTCAAGCCGGCGTCCGCAGCCGGGCGCGCTGACGGGCTGCTCGTCGTCTTCACGGTCGACGACATCGACGCCCAGTACGCCCGACTCCAGGACGAAGGCGTCGAGGTCGTCACACCGATCGAGACCGAGCCCTGGGGTGAGCGCTACTTCCAGATGGCCGACCCGAGCGGCGTGATCTTCCAGCTCGTCCAGTGGGTCGAGCCGACCGATCCGCAGTACGCCGGCGTGACCGGTTGA
- a CDS encoding TetR/AcrR family transcriptional regulator produces the protein MTDKSTGAGEPSRTLALLWGDESVTRRRKGPGRSATVAQVVDAALALADEQGLAAVTMRAVAERVGVSAMSVYTYVPGKAELLDLMVDALYLQMPRPSWRTRSWRRRLTDVAEANRALLTEHPWMTEVAALSRPPLGPGVMAKYEHELAALDDAGLDDVTTHAALTYLLGFVHTQARSAHDAARSISDSGLTDADWWAANEPLLARVLDPDAYPRAVRIGTASGEAYGSAWDADVAWEFGLERTLDGLAALIDD, from the coding sequence GTGACCGACAAGAGCACCGGAGCGGGCGAGCCGAGCCGCACCCTGGCCCTGCTGTGGGGCGATGAGTCCGTGACCCGGCGACGCAAAGGGCCGGGTCGCTCGGCCACCGTCGCGCAGGTCGTCGACGCAGCGCTCGCCCTCGCCGACGAGCAGGGCCTCGCAGCGGTCACGATGCGCGCAGTGGCCGAACGGGTGGGCGTGAGCGCGATGTCGGTCTACACCTACGTGCCCGGCAAGGCCGAGCTGCTCGACCTGATGGTCGACGCGCTCTACCTGCAGATGCCCAGGCCGTCGTGGCGCACCAGGTCGTGGCGCCGCCGCCTCACCGACGTCGCCGAGGCCAACCGTGCGCTGCTGACCGAGCACCCGTGGATGACCGAGGTCGCGGCCCTCAGCCGGCCGCCGCTCGGTCCGGGCGTCATGGCCAAGTACGAGCACGAGCTGGCTGCGCTGGACGACGCCGGCCTCGACGACGTGACGACCCACGCGGCCCTCACCTATCTGCTGGGTTTCGTTCATACGCAAGCACGTTCGGCCCACGACGCCGCCCGTTCGATCTCCGACAGCGGCCTGACCGACGCCGACTGGTGGGCCGCCAACGAACCGCTCCTCGCCCGCGTCCTCGACCCCGACGCCTACCCCCGCGCCGTCCGCATCGGCACCGCGTCGGGCGAGGCGTACGGCAGCGCCTGGGACGCCGACGTGGCCTGGGAGTTCGGGCTCGAACGCACCCTCGACGGCCTGGCCGCGCTCATCGACGACTGA
- a CDS encoding phosphatase PAP2 family protein, giving the protein MTTLGSPPTYDTTQARRFVQRAVHRTFARPGWLPELVLLALGYAAFSLVQARLGSAPGAAYTHADALQRFESALRLDIEVGVNQWLADHLFLTHLAGWFYGAVLVVPPLVLAWMWWRAGEHYRPLRRVLVVTTVASLPVFALYAVAPPRFAMHGIVDVIATHDILNGATSRDSGNGANLYAAMPSLHMAWATWCALAIWWCVRRSHRRLAHLAWIFPAVTAVDVVATGNHYVVDVLAGVGLLLVGLVVTTVWTLSTGSAREQAQGERDHHDTDHDVERTPGAGLRGEVGD; this is encoded by the coding sequence ATGACGACGCTGGGGTCGCCACCGACGTACGACACGACACAGGCTCGCCGCTTCGTGCAGCGCGCCGTCCACCGCACCTTCGCCCGGCCGGGCTGGCTGCCCGAGCTGGTGCTGCTGGCCCTCGGCTACGCCGCCTTCTCACTGGTCCAGGCGCGGCTCGGCTCGGCGCCGGGCGCGGCGTACACCCATGCCGACGCGCTCCAACGGTTCGAGAGCGCCCTCCGCCTGGACATCGAGGTCGGCGTCAACCAGTGGCTCGCCGACCACCTGTTCCTCACCCATCTGGCCGGGTGGTTCTACGGCGCGGTCCTGGTCGTACCACCGCTCGTGCTGGCCTGGATGTGGTGGCGGGCCGGCGAGCACTACCGGCCGCTGCGCCGCGTCCTCGTCGTGACGACCGTCGCGAGCCTGCCGGTCTTCGCGCTGTACGCCGTCGCGCCGCCGCGCTTCGCGATGCACGGCATCGTCGACGTGATCGCCACCCACGACATCCTGAACGGCGCGACCTCGCGCGACTCGGGCAACGGCGCCAACCTGTACGCCGCCATGCCGAGCCTGCACATGGCGTGGGCGACCTGGTGCGCGCTGGCGATCTGGTGGTGCGTACGCCGGTCGCACCGGCGGCTGGCCCACCTCGCCTGGATCTTCCCGGCAGTGACCGCGGTGGACGTCGTCGCGACGGGCAACCACTACGTCGTCGACGTGCTCGCCGGCGTCGGGCTGCTGCTGGTCGGACTGGTCGTGACGACCGTCTGGACGCTGTCGACCGGCTCAGCTCGTGAGCAGGCGCAGGGCGAGCGCGATCATCACGACACCGATCACGACGTCGAGCGCACGCCAGGTGCTGGGCTGCGCGGCGAGGTGGGAGACTGA
- a CDS encoding LysE/ArgO family amino acid transporter, which produces MTALLPGLLTGLGLIIAIGAQNAFVLRQGLQRHHIGLVVAICALSDAVLITAGVAGVGAVVREHETALTALKWVGAAYLVGFGLMSLWRARTAQSLRPADRDGRSWRVVAATTLALTWLNPHVYLDTVLMLGSIANQHGDPGRWWFAVGAVLGSVLWFTGLGYGARSVSHLAAQPSTWRALDVVIGVVMIALALRLLTS; this is translated from the coding sequence GTGACTGCTCTGCTCCCCGGCCTGCTCACCGGACTCGGCCTCATCATCGCGATCGGCGCCCAGAACGCGTTCGTGCTGCGGCAAGGGCTGCAGCGCCATCACATCGGGCTGGTCGTCGCGATCTGCGCGCTGTCCGACGCCGTGCTGATCACCGCAGGTGTCGCGGGCGTCGGGGCCGTGGTGCGGGAGCACGAGACGGCGTTGACGGCGCTGAAGTGGGTGGGCGCGGCGTACCTCGTGGGCTTCGGCCTGATGTCGCTGTGGCGAGCGCGCACGGCGCAGTCACTCAGGCCCGCCGACCGTGACGGTCGCTCGTGGCGCGTCGTCGCCGCCACCACGCTCGCCCTGACGTGGCTCAACCCGCACGTCTACCTCGACACCGTCCTCATGCTCGGCTCGATCGCCAACCAGCACGGCGACCCGGGCCGCTGGTGGTTCGCGGTCGGTGCGGTGCTCGGCAGCGTGCTGTGGTTCACCGGGCTGGGGTACGGCGCCCGCTCAGTCTCCCACCTCGCCGCGCAGCCCAGCACCTGGCGTGCGCTCGACGTCGTGATCGGTGTCGTGATGATCGCGCTCGCCCTGCGCCTGCTCACGAGCTGA
- a CDS encoding multicopper oxidase family protein: protein MSTMTPAVERTSHAPTYGLTKFLDPLRIPPVVRPRDGELTVTTRRTRVRLHSELSSTTVWGYDGRMPGPTIEVRRDEPVRIRWRNGTEGRIPLTAVQQPSAALPATSPGYRNPDGTLQDGVDVLDEVGALPAWNVVHLHGARTSGGNDGWAHNAVLHGASQLAEYPNGQEATALWYHDHAMAITRFNVHAGLAGMYLIRDEDEDRLRLPHGEHEIPLVLRDCNLDTDPQTGELTGDLLWKVPVLPNGAVLPFTGPFNLVNGVIWPHLDVEPRWYRFRVLNTAGARPYRLDLVDDDGITQQDAVRIIGTDGGLLPRPVRMPEDGLTLHPSERADILIDFGALRGRNVRLTDLNAAGGPTEPDLMEFRVGDRPVKDRFELPSRLSSSYFRLEHGTTLPEHDHVFVGLVPPGSAGEAHPQMWELAEVTDPAQLPPSFPAEGWVQLTDPSSDAVRTFRTVARVFDDTTTFFLDHGRWVIWNLVHLGGPTHPVHIHLAEFQLLTRQQYALTAPGGAAVGFDVAAGGTTAPLPAPGPGRAIEDYEIGWKDTFQLRAGEWATVVGQMVGGTGDFMYHCHILDHEDEGMMRPFVVHPPEVAQFHTHPGSGGHDH from the coding sequence ATGAGCACGATGACCCCGGCCGTCGAGCGCACCTCGCACGCGCCGACGTACGGCCTGACGAAGTTCCTGGACCCACTCCGGATCCCGCCGGTGGTCCGCCCGCGTGACGGTGAGCTGACCGTCACGACCCGCCGCACTCGCGTACGCCTGCACTCCGAGCTCTCGTCGACGACGGTCTGGGGGTACGACGGCCGCATGCCCGGCCCGACCATCGAGGTGCGCCGCGACGAGCCGGTCCGGATCCGGTGGCGCAACGGCACCGAGGGCCGGATCCCGCTCACCGCGGTGCAGCAGCCGAGCGCGGCATTGCCGGCCACGTCACCCGGCTACCGCAACCCGGACGGCACGCTGCAGGACGGCGTCGACGTGCTCGACGAGGTCGGTGCACTGCCCGCGTGGAACGTCGTGCACCTGCACGGTGCTCGCACGAGCGGCGGCAACGACGGCTGGGCGCACAACGCGGTCCTGCACGGTGCGTCGCAGCTCGCGGAGTACCCGAACGGCCAGGAGGCGACGGCGCTCTGGTACCACGACCACGCGATGGCGATCACCCGCTTCAACGTGCACGCCGGTCTCGCCGGGATGTACCTCATCCGCGACGAGGACGAGGACCGGCTGCGGCTGCCGCACGGCGAGCACGAGATCCCGCTCGTCCTGCGCGACTGCAACCTCGACACCGACCCGCAGACCGGCGAGCTCACGGGCGACCTGCTGTGGAAGGTGCCGGTGCTGCCGAACGGTGCGGTCCTCCCGTTCACCGGGCCGTTCAACCTGGTCAACGGCGTCATCTGGCCGCACCTGGACGTCGAGCCGCGCTGGTACCGCTTCCGCGTGCTCAACACTGCGGGAGCCCGCCCGTACCGGCTCGACCTGGTCGACGACGACGGCATCACGCAGCAGGACGCCGTACGGATCATCGGCACCGACGGCGGTCTGCTGCCCCGGCCGGTGCGCATGCCCGAGGACGGGCTGACGCTGCACCCGTCCGAGCGGGCCGACATCCTCATCGACTTCGGCGCCCTGCGCGGCCGGAACGTGCGCCTCACCGACCTCAACGCTGCCGGTGGACCGACCGAGCCCGACCTGATGGAGTTCCGGGTCGGGGACCGGCCGGTCAAGGACCGGTTCGAGCTGCCGTCGCGGCTGTCGTCGTCGTACTTCCGGCTCGAGCACGGCACCACGCTGCCCGAGCACGACCACGTGTTCGTCGGGCTCGTGCCGCCCGGCAGCGCCGGCGAGGCGCACCCGCAGATGTGGGAGCTCGCCGAGGTGACGGACCCGGCCCAGCTGCCACCGTCGTTCCCCGCGGAGGGCTGGGTGCAGCTCACCGACCCGTCGAGCGACGCGGTGCGCACGTTCCGCACGGTGGCCCGCGTCTTCGACGACACGACCACGTTCTTCCTCGACCACGGACGCTGGGTGATCTGGAACCTCGTGCACCTGGGCGGACCCACGCACCCCGTGCACATCCACCTGGCCGAGTTCCAGCTGCTCACCCGGCAGCAGTACGCACTCACCGCGCCCGGGGGCGCCGCGGTCGGGTTCGACGTCGCGGCAGGGGGTACGACCGCTCCGCTGCCCGCGCCCGGGCCGGGTCGTGCGATCGAGGACTACGAGATCGGCTGGAAGGACACCTTCCAGCTGCGGGCTGGTGAGTGGGCCACGGTCGTGGGCCAGATGGTCGGTGGCACCGGTGACTTCATGTACCACTGCCACATCCTCGACCACGAGGACGAAGGCATGATGCGGCCGTTCGTCGTCCACCCGCCCGAGGTGGCGCAGTTCCACACGCACCCCGGCAGTGGCGGCCACGACCACTGA
- the ybaK gene encoding Cys-tRNA(Pro) deacylase, translated as MARTKKQQAGGTPATVALDRAGIAYDVRTYAHDPAAASYGLEAAEALDVEPGRVLKTLLVRVDGTLAVGVVPVDRQLDLKAIAAALGAKRAEMADPKDAERSTGYVVGGISPIGQRKSLPTFLDQSATAYATVLVSGGRRGMDIELAPADLASVTQATFAAIGR; from the coding sequence ATGGCGCGCACCAAGAAGCAGCAAGCGGGCGGCACCCCCGCAACGGTCGCGCTCGACCGGGCCGGCATCGCGTACGACGTCCGCACCTACGCGCACGACCCGGCTGCGGCGTCGTACGGCCTGGAGGCGGCCGAGGCACTCGACGTCGAGCCCGGCCGGGTGCTCAAGACACTGCTCGTGCGGGTCGACGGCACGCTCGCGGTGGGTGTCGTCCCGGTCGACCGGCAGCTCGACCTCAAGGCGATCGCAGCCGCACTGGGCGCCAAGCGCGCCGAGATGGCCGACCCCAAGGACGCCGAGCGGTCGACCGGATATGTCGTCGGCGGCATCAGCCCGATCGGCCAGCGCAAGTCGTTGCCGACGTTCCTCGACCAGTCGGCGACCGCGTACGCCACGGTGCTCGTCTCCGGCGGACGTCGCGGAATGGACATCGAGCTCGCCCCGGCCGACCTGGCTTCGGTGACGCAGGCCACGTTCGCGGCCATCGGGCGCTGA
- a CDS encoding LysR family transcriptional regulator ArgP, with protein MHSPNGFRGEHLDALLAAIDHGTFDAGARALSITPSAMSQRIRALEAQVGQVVVRRTTPCEATDAGEVLVRLARQRRLLDADVRRELHADDPGRVELSLAINADSLATWFTTVLDTCGDWDDVTLRLHVEDQDHSAALLRSGAVLGAVTSDHVAVQGCSIEPLGVMRYLPAAAPEFLARHRRGRRVDWTTMPVVRFNAKDDLQRRVLERRGLTDDPPTHLVPSSQGFLAAVHAGLGWGAVPEQQAGDDFETGRLVRLGSRDHVDVPLYWQRWRLRSTRLDEISDVVRRAAASTLRRP; from the coding sequence ATGCACTCCCCCAACGGTTTTCGCGGTGAGCATCTCGACGCCCTGCTCGCGGCGATCGACCACGGCACGTTCGACGCGGGAGCGCGTGCCCTGTCGATCACACCGTCTGCGATGAGCCAGCGCATCCGCGCCCTGGAGGCCCAGGTCGGGCAAGTGGTCGTGCGACGTACGACACCGTGCGAGGCCACCGACGCCGGCGAGGTGCTCGTCCGGCTCGCCCGGCAGCGCCGCCTCCTCGACGCCGACGTCCGCCGCGAGCTGCACGCCGACGACCCCGGGCGGGTGGAGCTCTCGCTCGCGATCAACGCCGACTCGCTGGCCACGTGGTTCACCACCGTGCTCGACACCTGCGGCGACTGGGACGACGTCACGCTCCGCCTGCACGTCGAGGACCAGGACCACTCGGCGGCGCTGCTCCGATCAGGGGCCGTGCTCGGCGCGGTGACCTCGGATCACGTTGCGGTGCAAGGCTGTTCGATCGAACCACTCGGCGTGATGCGCTACCTCCCCGCGGCGGCGCCGGAGTTCCTCGCCCGCCACCGGCGCGGCCGTCGGGTCGACTGGACCACGATGCCGGTGGTGCGGTTCAACGCCAAGGACGACCTCCAGCGGCGCGTGCTCGAACGCCGCGGCCTCACCGACGACCCGCCCACCCACCTCGTACCGTCGTCGCAAGGGTTCCTCGCCGCCGTGCACGCCGGGCTCGGCTGGGGAGCGGTGCCCGAGCAGCAGGCCGGTGACGACTTCGAGACCGGCCGGCTCGTACGCCTCGGCTCGCGTGACCACGTCGACGTCCCGTTGTACTGGCAGCGGTGGCGGCTGCGTTCGACCCGTCTGGACGAGATCTCCGACGTCGTACGCCGAGCAGCGGCCTCGACGCTGCGGCGACCCTGA
- a CDS encoding ABC1 kinase family protein, protein MPTPRTRRSRTGRTAQLAGVAGGQATRQLSTRTANVFRSDEAAAAALEARSIEMADRLLTVLGTMKGAALKFGQMLAMVDGGLVPESHREQFQSRLAALHANAPTVPWDRMRRQIESELGERLASAYKDFDETPVAAASIGQVYRAVLRDGREVAVKVQYPGIDTAVRGDLKNLALFLKVAGRTMRSPLDATALAAEVEARIVDELDYVLEADHTRAMSRVFRGHPFIRVPAVVSDLSTTRVLTTTWLDGVPLRSVADADPDTRRRTAEILYRFYGLTPHRNGIYNADPHPGNCLVMADGTLAFLDFGLLGRLSLHDSAAERATLRAVIEGDAEALARLSYERGFLSDPSAVDADDLLSMMRSVCWWFCEDREVEISSAAVNELPAQMATPRASLALAQQFSMPSTYAFRARAEGQIPGLLSTLRPTINLHRVAREWVYDEPPVTGLGRVERAWAMEAGHAAPAS, encoded by the coding sequence ATGCCGACACCCAGGACGCGAAGGTCCCGCACCGGACGCACCGCCCAGCTCGCCGGAGTCGCAGGCGGCCAGGCGACCCGTCAGCTGAGCACGCGCACCGCCAACGTGTTCCGCTCCGATGAGGCCGCCGCCGCGGCGCTCGAGGCCCGCAGCATCGAGATGGCCGACCGCCTGCTCACCGTGCTCGGCACGATGAAGGGAGCGGCGCTCAAGTTCGGGCAGATGCTCGCCATGGTCGACGGCGGGCTGGTCCCGGAGTCCCACCGCGAGCAGTTCCAGAGCCGGCTCGCCGCCCTGCACGCCAACGCGCCGACCGTGCCGTGGGACCGGATGCGACGCCAGATCGAGTCCGAGCTCGGGGAGCGGCTGGCGAGTGCGTACAAGGACTTCGACGAGACGCCGGTCGCCGCGGCGTCGATCGGCCAGGTCTACCGGGCGGTGCTGCGCGACGGCCGCGAGGTCGCCGTCAAGGTGCAGTACCCCGGCATCGACACCGCAGTGCGGGGCGACCTGAAGAACCTCGCGCTGTTCCTCAAGGTCGCCGGTCGCACCATGCGCTCACCGCTGGACGCGACCGCGCTGGCCGCCGAGGTCGAGGCGCGCATCGTGGACGAGCTCGACTACGTGCTGGAGGCCGACCACACGCGGGCGATGTCACGCGTGTTTCGCGGACACCCGTTCATCCGGGTGCCCGCAGTCGTGTCGGACCTGAGCACCACTCGCGTGCTCACCACCACCTGGCTCGACGGCGTCCCGCTGCGCAGCGTCGCCGACGCCGACCCGGACACGCGGCGTCGGACCGCCGAGATCCTCTACCGGTTCTACGGGCTCACGCCGCACCGCAACGGCATCTACAACGCCGACCCGCACCCCGGCAACTGCCTGGTCATGGCCGACGGCACGCTGGCGTTCCTCGACTTCGGCCTCCTCGGTCGGCTGTCGCTGCACGACTCGGCCGCCGAACGCGCGACGCTCCGGGCGGTCATCGAGGGTGACGCCGAAGCCCTGGCGCGACTGTCGTACGAACGCGGTTTCCTGTCCGACCCGAGCGCGGTCGACGCCGACGACCTGCTGTCGATGATGCGCTCGGTGTGCTGGTGGTTCTGCGAGGACCGCGAGGTCGAGATCTCGTCCGCAGCTGTCAACGAGCTGCCCGCGCAGATGGCGACTCCGCGCGCGAGTCTCGCTCTGGCACAACAGTTCTCGATGCCGTCGACGTACGCCTTCCGGGCGCGCGCCGAAGGCCAAATCCCTGGGCTCCTCAGCACATTGCGTCCCACGATCAACCTGCATCGGGTCGCCCGCGAGTGGGTGTACGACGAGCCGCCGGTCACTGGGCTCGGCCGGGTCGAGCGCGCCTGGGCGATGGAGGCGGGCCATGCTGCTCCGGCATCCTGA